One Symphalangus syndactylus isolate Jambi chromosome 20, NHGRI_mSymSyn1-v2.1_pri, whole genome shotgun sequence DNA segment encodes these proteins:
- the KRT40 gene encoding keratin, type I cytoskeletal 40, whose amino-acid sequence MTSDCSSTHCSTESCTTASGCAPASSCSMERACLPGACATSQCQTPSFLSRSRGLTGCLLPCYFTGSCNSSCLVGNCAWCEDGVFTSNEKETMQFLNDRLANYLEKVRSLEETNAELESRIQAQCEQDIPMVCPNYQRYFNTIEDLQQKILCTKAENSRLAVQLDNCKLATDDFKSKYESELSLRQLLEADISSLHGILDELTLCKSDLEAHVESLKEDLLCLKKNHEEEVSLLRGQLGDRLSVELDAAPTLDLNRVLDEMRCQYETVLANNRREAEEWFAVQTEELNQQQLSSAEQLQGCQTEILELKRTANALEIELQAQQSLTESLECTVAETEAQYSSQLAQIQCLIDNVENQLAEIRCDLERQNQKYQVLLDVKARLEGEINTYRGLLDSEDSRLSCNSCSTTCTSSNTCEPCSAYVICTVENCCS is encoded by the exons ATGACTTCTGACTGCTCCTCCACGCACTGCTCTACTGAGTCCTGTACCACGGCTTCCGGTTGTGCACCTGCCTCAAGCTGTTCCATGGAAAGAGCCTGTCTCCCCGGTGCCTGTGCTACATCCCAATGTCAGACTCCAAGCTTCCTATCCAGGTCTCGCGGGCTGACCGGTTGCCTCCTGCCATGCTACTTTACTGGGAGTTGTAATAGTTCCTGCTTGGTGGGGAACTGTGCCTGGTGTGAGGATGGGGTCTTCACTAGCAATGAGAAGGAGACGATGCAGTTCCTGAATGACAGACTCGCCAACTATCTGGAGAAGGTGCGCAGCCTGGAGGAGACCAACGCAGAGCTGGAATCCAGGATCCAAGCACAGTGTGAACAGGATATCCCAATGGTGTGCCCGAATTATCAGCGTTACTTCAACACCATTGAAGATCTCCAACAGAAG ATCTTATGCACGAAAGCAGAGAATTCTAGACTTGCTGTACAGCTTGACAACTGCAAACTGGCCACTGATGACTTTAAGTCAAA GTACGAGAGTGAACTGTCCCTTCGCCAGCTGTTAGAGGCTGACATCAGCAGCCTGCATGGGATCCTGGATGAACTGACCCTGTGCAAATCTGATCTGGAGGCCCATGTGGAGTCTCTGAAGGAAGATCTCCTTTGCCTTAAGAAAAACCATGAAGAG GAAGTCAGCTTGCTTCGTGGACAGCTTGGCGACCGCCTCAGTGTGGAGTTGGACGCTGCCCCCACCCTTGACCTCAACAGGGTCCTGGATGAGATGCGCTGTCAGTATGAAACGGTGCTTGCCAACAATCGCAGAGAAGCTGAAGAATGGTTCGCTGTTCAG ACAGAAGAGCTGAATCAGCAGCAACTGTCCAGTGCGGAGCAGCTGCAGGGCTGCCAGACGGAGATCTTGGAACTGAAACGCACAGCCAATGCTCTGGAAATTGAGCTCCAAGCACAGCAAAGCCTG ACAGAATCTCTGGAATGCACCGTGGCAGAAACCGAGGCCCAGTACAGCTCCCAGCTGGcccagattcagtgtctgattgATAACGTGGAGAACCAGCTGGCCGAGATCCGCTGCGACCTGGAGCGACAGaaccagaagtaccaggtgctcCTGGACGTGAAGGCCCGGCTGGAGGGTGAGATCAACACATACCGGGGCCTGCTGGACAGTGAGGACAGCAG GCTTTCCTGTAACTCATGTTCGACCACATGCACCTCGAGCAACACTTGTGAGCCATGCTCAGCCTATGTCATCTGCACAGTTGAAAACTGCTGTTCGTGA